The following nucleotide sequence is from Streptomyces brevispora.
CGGCGGGCTCAGACGAGGGAGCCGTACAGACCGGGGCGGCGGTCCCGCAGATACGGGTTGCCGGCCCGGGACGCGGTCAGGAGGTCCGGGTCGACGTCCCCGAGGAGAAGCTCCTCGCCGCGTCCCGCGCGGGCACGGACCGTGCCGTCGGGACCGGCCAGGCAGCTCAGCCCGACGAACTCGAACTCGCCTTCCGGACCGGTCCGGTTGACGTAGGCCACGTACAGCTGGCTCTCGAAGGCGCGGACCGGGACGACCGACTCGGCGACGAACGGGAAGGGGTGCATCAGCGCCGTGGGAACCAGCAGCAGATCGGTGCCGGCGAGGGCGTGCGCCCGTACGTTCTCCGGGAACTCGACGTCGTAGCAGGTCAGGAGGCCGATGCGGACCCCGTCGAGCTCGGCCTGGACGACCGGCCGGTCACCGGGGGTGAACCACCGCTCCTCGAAGTCCCCGAAGAGGTGGGTCTTGCGGTAGTTGGCGAGCGCGGTCCCGTCGGGCCCGATGAGCTGCGCGGCGTTGTACAGGGCGTCGCCGTCGCGCTCCGGGTAGCCGTAGTGAATCGCGAGCCGGTGCCGTGCGGCGATCTCGGCGACGGCCTGCGCGGCGGGCCCGTCGGCGGCCTCGGCCAGCCGGGGTACGTCGTCCCCGATCGCGTACCCGGTCAGGAACAGCTCGGGACAGACGAGCAGCCTGGC
It contains:
- a CDS encoding carbon-nitrogen hydrolase family protein — protein: MPPLRTALLQSSGCPGSVARNIEVLEDAAQRAATGGARLLVCPELFLTGYAIGDDVPRLAEAADGPAAQAVAEIAARHRLAIHYGYPERDGDALYNAAQLIGPDGTALANYRKTHLFGDFEERWFTPGDRPVVQAELDGVRIGLLTCYDVEFPENVRAHALAGTDLLLVPTALMHPFPFVAESVVPVRAFESQLYVAYVNRTGPEGEFEFVGLSCLAGPDGTVRARAGRGEELLLGDVDPDLLTASRAGNPYLRDRRPGLYGSLV